A single genomic interval of Zingiber officinale cultivar Zhangliang chromosome 4A, Zo_v1.1, whole genome shotgun sequence harbors:
- the LOC121972056 gene encoding paired amphipathic helix protein Sin3-like 3 isoform X2, with protein sequence MGSQLKRPNVSRADPSGQTHMAPAANSTAPKLTTNDALAYLKAVKDIFHDKREKYDEFLEVMKDFKSQRIDTNGVIMRVKELFKGHRDLILGFNTFLPKGYEIKLPEEKKPIEFEEAIDFVNKIKNRFENDEHVYKSFLDILNMYRRDNKSIHEVHEEVAALFQNHQDLLEEFTHFLPDASATYALHHGYSGRTFSRRDDRSYMMPTLRHVHVDKRDRTHAAHVDRDFSVDRSDTEHDRKRRRRDREKDRKEDSDRKNHERDEDLELDSGDLDNTQHKHKLSSQKADDSTAELMQQGADGPILYSISSSTFDDKNALKSVYNQEFNFCEKVKEKLHPDTYQEFLKCLHIYSQEIVTRTELKNLVTDILGKYQDLMEGFNEFLAHCENIDGFLEGVFNKRHMGRPAKMENRDKERDREFVEREKDHENERHAERERVDKGISHKATLCSNKEKYNLWKPISELDFSNCQRCTPSYRLLPKNYLIPPTSHRTELGESVLNDHWVSVTSGSEDYSFKHMRKNQYEESLFRCEDDRFEMDMLLESVNATTERVEELLEIMHDPAKSDNPMHSEENLTSLNLRCIERLYGDHGLDVMDVLQRNASLALPVILTRLKQKQEEWSRCRSDFNKVWSEIYAKNYHKSLDHRSFYFKQQDSKNLSTKTLLAEIKEINDKMKEEDVLLAVSVKNKHPIIPNMEFKYIDVDVHEDLYRIIKYSSGEVCTSSDQLDKVMRLWSTVLESLLGVPSRNQGVRDGQDIDSKSFVKTGIRELAESNGSPGVIKQNKTQNNILHEQAGSSKVGLVNGEVIAAENHSYDVDCAIWHGENLINDPHQGIVQASAPIVDEISPATVHAEELPDGNNVASTVEEVDTQTNPENITGSTGASLRTVNVGTELQGEPRSTSETLPSSEGGHSSRPIESANCGGSFGCNKDFKPTESSIFVKNSKIEREEGELSPTGDFEDNFVAYEDAAVTAAAKQKDISTSRQYQVTPGCGDAAGENNADDEDEESPERSTEASENASEAGEDVSGSESGNGEDCSHEDHEEDDAEPKAESEEEAEGMTEAHDVEGEITSLPYSERFLNTVKPLARHVPAALHYKHEKSSKIFYGNDSLYVLFRLHQILYERILSAKTNSSAAENKWRHSKDTNHPDLYAKFMSALFNLLDGSADNTKFEDDCRAIIGTQSYVLFTLDKLIYKVVKQLQAILSDEMNNKLLHLYLYEKSRRAGRHSDVVYNENVRVLLHDESIYRFESYSQSSDVTRLSIQLMDYGHEKPDVTAVAIDPNFSSYLYNDFLSSVPVRKRLQGVFMRRNKRKNVDGDEYSATSKAMNGIRVTNGLECKIACNSSKVSYVLDTEDLLLRMRKRTRYSSKEPTQADDTKAHRFHNFVSSFMSRS encoded by the exons ATGGGTTCGCAACTGAAACGACCTAACGTTTCCCGAGCGGATCC GTCTGGGCAAACCCATATGGCGCCAGCAGCTAATAGCACTGCTCCCAAGCTTACGACCAATGATGCCCTAGCCTATCTGAAGGCCGTGAAGGATATATTTCACGACAAAAGAGAAAAATACGATGAGTTTCTTGAGGTCATGAAGGACTTCAAGAGCCAGAG GATCGATACAAATGGAGTTATTATGAGGGTGAAGGAGTTATTTAAGGGGCATCGGGATCTAATCTTGGGGTTTAACACCTTCTTGCCAAAGGGATATGAGATTAAGCTACCAGAAGAAAAGAAACCAATTGAGTTTGAGGAGGCAATTGATTTTGTTAATAAAATCAAG AATCGTTTCGAGAATGATGAACATGTTTATAAGTCATTCTTAGATATCCTGAATATGTACCGTAGGGATAACAAGTCAATCCATGAGGTTCATGAAGAG GTAGCTGCCCTTTTTCAAAATCATCAAGATTTGCTTGAGGAATTCACACATTTTTTGCCTGATGCGTCAGCAACATATGCATTGCATCATGGATATAGTGGTCGAACTTTTTCACGTCGGGATGACAGGAGCTATATGATGCCTACATTAAGGCATGTTCATGTGGATAAG AGGGACAGGACTCATGCAGCACATGTTGACCGTGACTTTAGTGTGGATCGTTCTGATACAGAGCATGATAGAAAGAGAAGACGTCGAGATAGGGAAAAGGACAGGAAGGAAGATAGTGACAGGAAAAATCATGAACGAGACGAGGATTTGGAGCTGGATAGTGGTGATTTAGATAACACACAGCATAAGCATAAACTTTCTTCTCAAAAAGCTGATGACTCTACTGCTGAACTGATGCAACAAGGAGCTGATGGCCCTATCCTGTATAGCATTTCGTCTTCAACATTTGATGATAAAAATGCTTTGAAGA GTGTATATAATCAAGAATTTAATTTCTGTGAAAAAGTGAAGGAAAAGTTGCATCCTGACACCTACCAGGAATTTTTGAAATGCCTTCACATATACAGCCAAGAAATAGTAACTAGAACGGAACTAAAGAATCTG GTAACTGACATCCTAGGAAAGTATCAGGATCTCATGgaaggttttaatgaatttttagcACATTGTGAGAATATAG ATGGATTTCTAGAAGGTGTGTTCAACAAAA GGCATATGGGTAGACCAGCTAAAATGGAGAATAGAGACAAAGAAAGGGATCGTGAATTTGTTGAACGAGAGAAAGATCATGAAAACGAGAGACACGCTGAAAGAGAAAGAGTTGATAAAGGCATCTCACACAAGGCTACTCTATGCTcaaacaaagaaaaatataatttatggAAACCAATTTCAGAGCTAGACTTCTCAAATTGTCAACGATGTACTCCAAGTTACCGCCTTcttcccaaaaat TATCTTATACCCCCTACTAGCCACAGAACTGAACTTGGAGAATCTGTACTAAATGATCATTGGGTGTCGGTGACTTCTGGAAGTGAGGATTATTCTTTCAAACACATGCGAAAAAATCAATATGAAGAAAGCTTATTTAGATGTGAAGATGATAG ATTTGAGATGGATATGCTATTGGAATCAGTGAATGCAACAACTGAACGTGTTGAGGAATTGCTGGAAATAATGCATGATCCTGCCAAATCAGATAATCCTATGCACAGTGAAGAAAATCTTACAT CTCTAAATTTGAGATGTATCGAACGGTTATATGGAGACCATGGTCTTGATGTCATGGATGTGCTTCAGAGAAATGCTAGTCTTGCATTGCCAGTCATATTAACTCGTCTGAAGCAAAAGCAAGAAGAATGGTCTAGGTGCCGTTCAGATTTCAATAAAGTTTGGTCAGAAATATATGCCAAGAATTATCACAAGTCACTTGATCATCGCAGTTTCTATTTCAAGCAACAGGATTCAAAGAACTTGAGCACAAAAA CTTTGCTGGCtgagattaaagaaataaatgatAAGATGAAGGAGGAGGATGTTCTTCTTGCTGTTTCTGTTAAAAATAAGCACCCGATTATTCCCAATATGGAATTTAAGTATATAGATGTAGATGTCCATGAGGATTTATATCGAATCATAAAATATTCAAGTGGAGAAGTGTGCACATCTTCGGACCAGTTGGACAAAGTCATGAGGTTATGGAGTACTGTTTTGGAGTCCCTGTTGGGTGTTCCAAGTCGAAATCAAGGTGTACGAGATGGACAAGATATAGACTCAAAGAGTTTTGTCAAAACCGGCATCAGAGAATTGGCTGAAAGCAATGGGAGTCCTGGAGTAATTAAGCAAAATAAAACTCAAAATAATATTCTACACGAACAAGCAGGTTCAAGCAAGGTCGGCTTAGTAAATGGAGAAGTGATCGCTGCTGAAAATCATTCTTATGATGTAGattgtgccatttggcatggtgaaaatcTTATCAATGATCCACATCAAGGAATTGTGCAGGCTAGTGCTCCTATTGTTGATGAAATTTCTCCAGCAACTGTGCATGCAGAAGAGTTGCCGGATGGTAACAATGTTGCAAGCACTGTCGAGGAAGTCGACACTCAAACAAATCCAGAAAATATAACAG GGAGTACTGGTGCATCTTTGAGAACTGTCAATGTTGGAACAGAGCTACAAGGTGAACCTCGTTCAACCAGTGAAACTTTACCTTCGTCAGAG GGTGGACACTCTTCAAGGCCAATTGAATCTGCAAATTGTGGTGGCAGTTTTGGGTGTAATAAAGATTTCAAGCCTACTGAAAGTTCTATTTTCGTTAAGAATTCTAAGATTGAAAGAGAAGAAGGTGAATTGTCACCTACTGGAGATTTTGAGGATAATTTTGTAGCTTATGAAGATGCTGCTGTAACTGCAGCTGCTAAGCAGAAAGATATTTCTACTAGCAGACAGTACCAAGTCACGCCTGGATGTGGTGATGCTGCAGGTGAGAATAATGCTGATGATGAGGATGAAGAAAGTCCTGAACGATCCACTGAGGCCAGTGAAAATGCATCAGAGGCTGGTGAGGATGTGTCCGGCAGTGAATCTGGTAATGGTGAGGATTGTTCCCATGAAGATCATGAAGAGGATGATGCAGAGCCAAAGGCTGAAAGTGAAGAGGAAGCTGAAGGAATGACTGAAGCACATGATGTTGAAGGGGAAATTACATCATTACCATATTCAGAACGATTTCTGAACACTGTGAAACCTCTTGCTAGGCATGTACCTGCTGCATTGCATTATAAGCACGAAAAATCTTCCAAGATATTTTATGGAAATGATTCATTGTACGTGTTGTTTCGGCTTCATCAG ATATTGTATGAAAGGATACTCTCTGCTAAGACAAATTCATCTGCTGCTGAAAATAAATGGAGACATTCTAAAGATACAAACCATCCTGATTTATATGCCAA ATTTATGAGCGCTCTATTCAATCTACTTGATGGTTCTGCTGACAATACCAAATTTGAAGACGATTGTCGTGCTATTATTGGGACGCAGTCCTATGTACTATTTACATTGGATAAGCTAATCTATAAAGTTGTTAAACAG CTTCAAGCAATACTCTCAGATGAGATGAATAATAAGCTTCTCCATCTCTACTTGTATGAAAAATCAAGGCGAGCTGGGAGGCATTCAGATGTTGTTTATAATGAAAATGTCCGGGTTCTTCTGCATGATGAAAGTATATACAGATTTGAAAGT TATTCACAATCTTCAGATGTAACCCGACTATCAATCCAACTTATGGACTATGGACATGAAAAACCTGATGTTACTGCTGTTGCAATAGACCCCAACTTTTCATCTTACTTGTACAATGACTTTCTCTCAAGCGTTCCAGTGAGGAAAAGATTGCAAGGTGTCTTCATGAGGAG GAATAAGCGCAAAAATGTGGATGGCGACGAGTATTCTGCTACTTCCAAAGCCATGAACGGGATTCGAGTTACCAATGGCTTGGAGTGCAAGATAGCATGCAATTCATCAAAG GTGTCTTATGTGCTAGATACTGAGGATTTATTGCTTCGAATGAGAAAGAGAACAAGATATTCAAGCAAAGAACCCACACAAGCAGACGACACTAAAGCACATCGATTCCACAATTTTGTTTCCAGTTTCATGTCCAGATCTTAA
- the LOC121972056 gene encoding paired amphipathic helix protein Sin3-like 3 isoform X1: protein MGSQLKRPNVSRADPSGQTHMAPAANSTAPKLTTNDALAYLKAVKDIFHDKREKYDEFLEVMKDFKSQRIDTNGVIMRVKELFKGHRDLILGFNTFLPKGYEIKLPEEKKPIEFEEAIDFVNKIKNRFENDEHVYKSFLDILNMYRRDNKSIHEVHEEVAALFQNHQDLLEEFTHFLPDASATYALHHGYSGRTFSRRDDRSYMMPTLRHVHVDKRDRTHAAHVDRDFSVDRSDTEHDRKRRRRDREKDRKEDSDRKNHERDEDLELDSGDLDNTQHKHKLSSQKADDSTAELMQQGADGPILYSISSSTFDDKNALKSVYNQEFNFCEKVKEKLHPDTYQEFLKCLHIYSQEIVTRTELKNLVTDILGKYQDLMEGFNEFLAHCENIDGFLEGVFNKSMSKGHMGRPAKMENRDKERDREFVEREKDHENERHAERERVDKGISHKATLCSNKEKYNLWKPISELDFSNCQRCTPSYRLLPKNYLIPPTSHRTELGESVLNDHWVSVTSGSEDYSFKHMRKNQYEESLFRCEDDRFEMDMLLESVNATTERVEELLEIMHDPAKSDNPMHSEENLTSLNLRCIERLYGDHGLDVMDVLQRNASLALPVILTRLKQKQEEWSRCRSDFNKVWSEIYAKNYHKSLDHRSFYFKQQDSKNLSTKTLLAEIKEINDKMKEEDVLLAVSVKNKHPIIPNMEFKYIDVDVHEDLYRIIKYSSGEVCTSSDQLDKVMRLWSTVLESLLGVPSRNQGVRDGQDIDSKSFVKTGIRELAESNGSPGVIKQNKTQNNILHEQAGSSKVGLVNGEVIAAENHSYDVDCAIWHGENLINDPHQGIVQASAPIVDEISPATVHAEELPDGNNVASTVEEVDTQTNPENITGSTGASLRTVNVGTELQGEPRSTSETLPSSEGGHSSRPIESANCGGSFGCNKDFKPTESSIFVKNSKIEREEGELSPTGDFEDNFVAYEDAAVTAAAKQKDISTSRQYQVTPGCGDAAGENNADDEDEESPERSTEASENASEAGEDVSGSESGNGEDCSHEDHEEDDAEPKAESEEEAEGMTEAHDVEGEITSLPYSERFLNTVKPLARHVPAALHYKHEKSSKIFYGNDSLYVLFRLHQILYERILSAKTNSSAAENKWRHSKDTNHPDLYAKFMSALFNLLDGSADNTKFEDDCRAIIGTQSYVLFTLDKLIYKVVKQLQAILSDEMNNKLLHLYLYEKSRRAGRHSDVVYNENVRVLLHDESIYRFESYSQSSDVTRLSIQLMDYGHEKPDVTAVAIDPNFSSYLYNDFLSSVPVRKRLQGVFMRRNKRKNVDGDEYSATSKAMNGIRVTNGLECKIACNSSKVSYVLDTEDLLLRMRKRTRYSSKEPTQADDTKAHRFHNFVSSFMSRS from the exons ATGGGTTCGCAACTGAAACGACCTAACGTTTCCCGAGCGGATCC GTCTGGGCAAACCCATATGGCGCCAGCAGCTAATAGCACTGCTCCCAAGCTTACGACCAATGATGCCCTAGCCTATCTGAAGGCCGTGAAGGATATATTTCACGACAAAAGAGAAAAATACGATGAGTTTCTTGAGGTCATGAAGGACTTCAAGAGCCAGAG GATCGATACAAATGGAGTTATTATGAGGGTGAAGGAGTTATTTAAGGGGCATCGGGATCTAATCTTGGGGTTTAACACCTTCTTGCCAAAGGGATATGAGATTAAGCTACCAGAAGAAAAGAAACCAATTGAGTTTGAGGAGGCAATTGATTTTGTTAATAAAATCAAG AATCGTTTCGAGAATGATGAACATGTTTATAAGTCATTCTTAGATATCCTGAATATGTACCGTAGGGATAACAAGTCAATCCATGAGGTTCATGAAGAG GTAGCTGCCCTTTTTCAAAATCATCAAGATTTGCTTGAGGAATTCACACATTTTTTGCCTGATGCGTCAGCAACATATGCATTGCATCATGGATATAGTGGTCGAACTTTTTCACGTCGGGATGACAGGAGCTATATGATGCCTACATTAAGGCATGTTCATGTGGATAAG AGGGACAGGACTCATGCAGCACATGTTGACCGTGACTTTAGTGTGGATCGTTCTGATACAGAGCATGATAGAAAGAGAAGACGTCGAGATAGGGAAAAGGACAGGAAGGAAGATAGTGACAGGAAAAATCATGAACGAGACGAGGATTTGGAGCTGGATAGTGGTGATTTAGATAACACACAGCATAAGCATAAACTTTCTTCTCAAAAAGCTGATGACTCTACTGCTGAACTGATGCAACAAGGAGCTGATGGCCCTATCCTGTATAGCATTTCGTCTTCAACATTTGATGATAAAAATGCTTTGAAGA GTGTATATAATCAAGAATTTAATTTCTGTGAAAAAGTGAAGGAAAAGTTGCATCCTGACACCTACCAGGAATTTTTGAAATGCCTTCACATATACAGCCAAGAAATAGTAACTAGAACGGAACTAAAGAATCTG GTAACTGACATCCTAGGAAAGTATCAGGATCTCATGgaaggttttaatgaatttttagcACATTGTGAGAATATAG ATGGATTTCTAGAAGGTGTGTTCAACAAAAGTATGTCTAAAG GGCATATGGGTAGACCAGCTAAAATGGAGAATAGAGACAAAGAAAGGGATCGTGAATTTGTTGAACGAGAGAAAGATCATGAAAACGAGAGACACGCTGAAAGAGAAAGAGTTGATAAAGGCATCTCACACAAGGCTACTCTATGCTcaaacaaagaaaaatataatttatggAAACCAATTTCAGAGCTAGACTTCTCAAATTGTCAACGATGTACTCCAAGTTACCGCCTTcttcccaaaaat TATCTTATACCCCCTACTAGCCACAGAACTGAACTTGGAGAATCTGTACTAAATGATCATTGGGTGTCGGTGACTTCTGGAAGTGAGGATTATTCTTTCAAACACATGCGAAAAAATCAATATGAAGAAAGCTTATTTAGATGTGAAGATGATAG ATTTGAGATGGATATGCTATTGGAATCAGTGAATGCAACAACTGAACGTGTTGAGGAATTGCTGGAAATAATGCATGATCCTGCCAAATCAGATAATCCTATGCACAGTGAAGAAAATCTTACAT CTCTAAATTTGAGATGTATCGAACGGTTATATGGAGACCATGGTCTTGATGTCATGGATGTGCTTCAGAGAAATGCTAGTCTTGCATTGCCAGTCATATTAACTCGTCTGAAGCAAAAGCAAGAAGAATGGTCTAGGTGCCGTTCAGATTTCAATAAAGTTTGGTCAGAAATATATGCCAAGAATTATCACAAGTCACTTGATCATCGCAGTTTCTATTTCAAGCAACAGGATTCAAAGAACTTGAGCACAAAAA CTTTGCTGGCtgagattaaagaaataaatgatAAGATGAAGGAGGAGGATGTTCTTCTTGCTGTTTCTGTTAAAAATAAGCACCCGATTATTCCCAATATGGAATTTAAGTATATAGATGTAGATGTCCATGAGGATTTATATCGAATCATAAAATATTCAAGTGGAGAAGTGTGCACATCTTCGGACCAGTTGGACAAAGTCATGAGGTTATGGAGTACTGTTTTGGAGTCCCTGTTGGGTGTTCCAAGTCGAAATCAAGGTGTACGAGATGGACAAGATATAGACTCAAAGAGTTTTGTCAAAACCGGCATCAGAGAATTGGCTGAAAGCAATGGGAGTCCTGGAGTAATTAAGCAAAATAAAACTCAAAATAATATTCTACACGAACAAGCAGGTTCAAGCAAGGTCGGCTTAGTAAATGGAGAAGTGATCGCTGCTGAAAATCATTCTTATGATGTAGattgtgccatttggcatggtgaaaatcTTATCAATGATCCACATCAAGGAATTGTGCAGGCTAGTGCTCCTATTGTTGATGAAATTTCTCCAGCAACTGTGCATGCAGAAGAGTTGCCGGATGGTAACAATGTTGCAAGCACTGTCGAGGAAGTCGACACTCAAACAAATCCAGAAAATATAACAG GGAGTACTGGTGCATCTTTGAGAACTGTCAATGTTGGAACAGAGCTACAAGGTGAACCTCGTTCAACCAGTGAAACTTTACCTTCGTCAGAG GGTGGACACTCTTCAAGGCCAATTGAATCTGCAAATTGTGGTGGCAGTTTTGGGTGTAATAAAGATTTCAAGCCTACTGAAAGTTCTATTTTCGTTAAGAATTCTAAGATTGAAAGAGAAGAAGGTGAATTGTCACCTACTGGAGATTTTGAGGATAATTTTGTAGCTTATGAAGATGCTGCTGTAACTGCAGCTGCTAAGCAGAAAGATATTTCTACTAGCAGACAGTACCAAGTCACGCCTGGATGTGGTGATGCTGCAGGTGAGAATAATGCTGATGATGAGGATGAAGAAAGTCCTGAACGATCCACTGAGGCCAGTGAAAATGCATCAGAGGCTGGTGAGGATGTGTCCGGCAGTGAATCTGGTAATGGTGAGGATTGTTCCCATGAAGATCATGAAGAGGATGATGCAGAGCCAAAGGCTGAAAGTGAAGAGGAAGCTGAAGGAATGACTGAAGCACATGATGTTGAAGGGGAAATTACATCATTACCATATTCAGAACGATTTCTGAACACTGTGAAACCTCTTGCTAGGCATGTACCTGCTGCATTGCATTATAAGCACGAAAAATCTTCCAAGATATTTTATGGAAATGATTCATTGTACGTGTTGTTTCGGCTTCATCAG ATATTGTATGAAAGGATACTCTCTGCTAAGACAAATTCATCTGCTGCTGAAAATAAATGGAGACATTCTAAAGATACAAACCATCCTGATTTATATGCCAA ATTTATGAGCGCTCTATTCAATCTACTTGATGGTTCTGCTGACAATACCAAATTTGAAGACGATTGTCGTGCTATTATTGGGACGCAGTCCTATGTACTATTTACATTGGATAAGCTAATCTATAAAGTTGTTAAACAG CTTCAAGCAATACTCTCAGATGAGATGAATAATAAGCTTCTCCATCTCTACTTGTATGAAAAATCAAGGCGAGCTGGGAGGCATTCAGATGTTGTTTATAATGAAAATGTCCGGGTTCTTCTGCATGATGAAAGTATATACAGATTTGAAAGT TATTCACAATCTTCAGATGTAACCCGACTATCAATCCAACTTATGGACTATGGACATGAAAAACCTGATGTTACTGCTGTTGCAATAGACCCCAACTTTTCATCTTACTTGTACAATGACTTTCTCTCAAGCGTTCCAGTGAGGAAAAGATTGCAAGGTGTCTTCATGAGGAG GAATAAGCGCAAAAATGTGGATGGCGACGAGTATTCTGCTACTTCCAAAGCCATGAACGGGATTCGAGTTACCAATGGCTTGGAGTGCAAGATAGCATGCAATTCATCAAAG GTGTCTTATGTGCTAGATACTGAGGATTTATTGCTTCGAATGAGAAAGAGAACAAGATATTCAAGCAAAGAACCCACACAAGCAGACGACACTAAAGCACATCGATTCCACAATTTTGTTTCCAGTTTCATGTCCAGATCTTAA